One genomic region from Gossypium hirsutum isolate 1008001.06 chromosome D13, Gossypium_hirsutum_v2.1, whole genome shotgun sequence encodes:
- the LOC107920755 gene encoding transcription factor BIM2 isoform X1: protein MRTGKGSQEEEEYEEEEFGSKKGGFSSNQTMSFNPNNNSTTNKDGKNNDKANAIRSKHSVTEQRRRSKINERFQRLRDLIPNTDQKRDTASFLLEVIEYVQYLQEKVQKYEDSYQGWSSEPAKLMPWRNSHWHVQSLVGHPQAIKNGSGPGATFARKFDENNTNINPTVITSGPNAVETDPIRYVTSKTMDCQTELANNGTHLPIQGENVLVHPLRRPVSETQSTECLVGNDIPINQQEDLTIEGGTISISSVYSQGLLSALAQALQGSGLDLSQANMSVQIDLGKHANRGLSAKEPHNSPHQAMTHLRDVSSGEDSDHAQKRLKK, encoded by the exons ATGAGAACGGGAAAGGGAAGTCAAGAGGAGGAAGAGTACGAGGAAGAAGAATTTGGTTCCAAAAAAGGAGGCTTTTCTTCAAATCAAACTATGTCTTTCAACCCCAACAACAATAGCACCACCAACAAAG ATGGGAAAAACAATGATAAGGCTAACGCTATACGTTCAAAACATTCTGTCACGGAGCAGAGGCGGAGGAGTAAGATTAATGAAAG ATTTCAAAGATTGAGAGATTTAATACCAAACACTGATCAAAAGAGAGATACGGCTTCGTTCCTGCTAGAG GTGATAGAGTATGTTCAATATTTACAGGAGAAGGTTCAAAAATATGAGGATTCATACCAGGGATGGAGTTCTGAGCCGGCGAAACTAATGCCATGG AGAAATAGTCACTGGCATGTTCAGAGTCTCGTTGGTCACCCACAAGCTATTAAAAACGGTTCTGGCCCAGGGGCAACATTTGCTCGGAAGTTTGATGAGAATAACACCAATATTAACCCCACGGTGATCACAAGTGGGCCGAATGCTGTAGAAACTGATCCAATCAGATATGTTACATCCAAAACTATGGATTGCCAAACTGAGTTGGCAAACAACGGAACCCATCTGCCCATCCAAGGTGAGAATGTGCTTGTGCATCCCCTTCGGAGACCAGTCTCTGAGACTCAATCGACTGAGTGTCTTGTTGGCAATGATATACCGATCAATCAACAGGAGGATCTGACTATTGAAGGAGGAACAATTAGCATCTCTAGCGTCTACTCTCAAGG CTTATTGAGCGCTCTGGCACAAGCACTTCAAGGCTCAGGTTTGGATTTGTCACAGGCCAACATGTCAGTGCAGATTGATCTTGGAAAACATGCAAATAGAGGGCTATCTGCTAAG GAACCACATAATTCCCCCCATCAGGCAATGACCCATCTTAGAGATGTGAGCAGTGGAGAGGATTCTGATCATGCTCAAAAGCGACTGAAGAAATAA
- the LOC107920755 gene encoding transcription factor BIM2 isoform X2, whose protein sequence is MRTGKGSQEEEEYEEEEFGSKKGGFSSNQTMSFNPNNNSTTNKDGKNNDKANAIRSKHSVTEQRRRSKINERFQRLRDLIPNTDQKRDTASFLLEEKVQKYEDSYQGWSSEPAKLMPWRNSHWHVQSLVGHPQAIKNGSGPGATFARKFDENNTNINPTVITSGPNAVETDPIRYVTSKTMDCQTELANNGTHLPIQGENVLVHPLRRPVSETQSTECLVGNDIPINQQEDLTIEGGTISISSVYSQGLLSALAQALQGSGLDLSQANMSVQIDLGKHANRGLSAKEPHNSPHQAMTHLRDVSSGEDSDHAQKRLKK, encoded by the exons ATGAGAACGGGAAAGGGAAGTCAAGAGGAGGAAGAGTACGAGGAAGAAGAATTTGGTTCCAAAAAAGGAGGCTTTTCTTCAAATCAAACTATGTCTTTCAACCCCAACAACAATAGCACCACCAACAAAG ATGGGAAAAACAATGATAAGGCTAACGCTATACGTTCAAAACATTCTGTCACGGAGCAGAGGCGGAGGAGTAAGATTAATGAAAG ATTTCAAAGATTGAGAGATTTAATACCAAACACTGATCAAAAGAGAGATACGGCTTCGTTCCTGCTAGAG GAGAAGGTTCAAAAATATGAGGATTCATACCAGGGATGGAGTTCTGAGCCGGCGAAACTAATGCCATGG AGAAATAGTCACTGGCATGTTCAGAGTCTCGTTGGTCACCCACAAGCTATTAAAAACGGTTCTGGCCCAGGGGCAACATTTGCTCGGAAGTTTGATGAGAATAACACCAATATTAACCCCACGGTGATCACAAGTGGGCCGAATGCTGTAGAAACTGATCCAATCAGATATGTTACATCCAAAACTATGGATTGCCAAACTGAGTTGGCAAACAACGGAACCCATCTGCCCATCCAAGGTGAGAATGTGCTTGTGCATCCCCTTCGGAGACCAGTCTCTGAGACTCAATCGACTGAGTGTCTTGTTGGCAATGATATACCGATCAATCAACAGGAGGATCTGACTATTGAAGGAGGAACAATTAGCATCTCTAGCGTCTACTCTCAAGG CTTATTGAGCGCTCTGGCACAAGCACTTCAAGGCTCAGGTTTGGATTTGTCACAGGCCAACATGTCAGTGCAGATTGATCTTGGAAAACATGCAAATAGAGGGCTATCTGCTAAG GAACCACATAATTCCCCCCATCAGGCAATGACCCATCTTAGAGATGTGAGCAGTGGAGAGGATTCTGATCATGCTCAAAAGCGACTGAAGAAATAA